GCGCCCTGCGCACCGTGCTCGCTGAGGAACAGATCCTCACAGGTCGCGCCGATCGCTTCAACCGGGCGCGGGTACCGGCACCTTTCCCGGTGCACCGCTGGGCCGAGCGCGTCCCCGACGTCGTGGTTCTCCCGACCTCCACCGAGCAGGTCGCCGCGGTCGTGAAGATCGCCAACGGCTTGCGGGTGCCGGTGGTTCCGCGCGACGGTGGCACGGGACTCACTGACGGTGCGGTGCCGTTGCGCGGCGGCATCCTGATCGATGTCAAACGCATGAACCAGGTGCACGAACTGGACCTCGCGAACCGCACCGTCACTGTCGGCACCGGCATCAATATGCTGAAGCTCAACGAGTACCTCGCCCCGTACGGGCTCTTCTATCCCGACGACCCGGCATCGTACCCGTGCTCGCTTGTCGGCGGACGGATTGGCACGAGCGGCTGGTCGCTCATCGGCGCACGCTACGGGCACACGCGCGACCTCGTGCTGAGCTTCGACCACGTTCTGCCGACGGGGGACATCATGCACGTCGGCGACGGCATCGGGCGCAAAGTGTCCAAGTCCTCGAGCGGGTATCAGCTCAAGCACCTCTTCATGGGCCACCAGGGCACCCTTGGGATCGCGACGCGCGCGACCCTCAAGCTCTTCCCGAAGCCCGAGGCAGAGCTCTCGCCGTTCTGGGCGTTCGATAACTACGATGACGCGTACGCCTGCACCGGCGCGCTCGCGCGGGCAGGGGTGGCCACGTTCGCGGGAGCCGTGCTCTTCGATGAGCACAAGGTGGCCTACCTTCGGCGCGATGACGAGGCGTACATCCCGCAACCCACCGATGTGCGGGCGCTCGTCTGCGCAGCGATGTACGGCTGGGACGACGAAGTGCGTGTCGGCGGCAAGCGCCTGTTCCGCATCGCGAAAGAGCACGGTGCGCGCTATCTCGGCGACGAAATATCGGAGGGCGACTGGGCGGCCCGGCACGACCGCTATGCGACCCCGCTGCACGGGCGCACGAAGGACGGCCAGGTCGTACCGATGAGTTGGCACTGCGAGGACGCGGCCATCAACTACTCCGCCTTGCCGTCGGTCACGAAGGCCTGGCACGAGATCGTCGCCGACCTGAGACGTCGCACCGACGTCTTCGACGACTGGGGGATGTTTGCGTACACGTCGGGGAGCACCGGCGTGGACTACCTCACCGAGATCGACGTCGGGATCTGGGAGCAGCAGCTCGACGACCGCGCGTGGGCGATGTGGGTCGACGCGAAGCGCAGGCTCGCCCGCGTCGCGCTCGACCACGGTGGCTCGATAAGCGCGTGTCACGGTTCGTGCCGCGAGGGTGAGGTAGACCTCGTGCCCGAGGAGCTCGGCCGCGGGTTCGACGTCATGCTCGACATCAAGCGCACCCTCGACCCGAACAACATCATGAACCCGGGCAAGTACCTGCTCGACCGCGCCTACCCGCAGGAGGGTTGAGATGACGTTCCGGCACGAGGAGCAGATGCAGCCGCCGCCGCCTCGCCAGGTGACGGATGTCGCGATTACGAGGCACGAGCACGTTTACGAAGTCGATCCGCGGCTGATGGAGCGCTGGGTACTGCAGCAACAGTTCCCGAACTGGGACTCGTTGCGCATCATGAACGCGCGAGGCGACCATCTCGCCTGGACGCACGCGCACTTCGCGAACAGCGTCGTGGCCGGTTCGGAACTGCTGGCCGAGGTCGAGGCCGAGGCCGCGGTCGAGGACGCGGCGAGCCCCGCTCAAGCGGCATCCGGCACCGAACCACCAGCCACCGCCACTGATCGGTAACCCTCAACCCGAAGGAGAACGCCATGAAGTTCAGCTACGTCATGCTGCCCGACTACCCGTTGGAGCAGTCGCTGCGCTCGATCCAGGTCGCCGACGAACTCGGCTTCCACGCCGTGTACGCTGCGGACGAGACGTGGCACAAGGACCTCTGGCTGCTGTTCGCCGCGGCCGCGGACAAGACTAAGAATGTGCGGTTCGGGCCGAGCGCCTCCGGCGTCACGCTACGCGAGCCGACGCTGATCGCTCAAGCGGCCGCAACCCTCGACGAACTCACGAACGGCCGCGCCGAGGTCGTGCTGTCGAGTGGCAACTTCGGCTTGCTCGCGGAGTACAACATCGACTGGACAGACACGAAGCCGCTCTCGCGGGTGGTGGAGGGCGTGAAGGTCGTACGAACGTTCCTCGACGAGGGTGCGATCACGATGGACGGGGAGTTCTTCTCATACTCGGGACTGACCACGTTCGCTCGACCCGTCCAGGAGCGTCTGCCGATCAAGATGGGCGCGATGCGCGGGCCCAAGTCGTTCGAAGCCAGCGCCGAATTTTCCGACGGGTGCCACCACGCGCTGAGCTATACGCGCGAGGCCTATGAGTACATGATGAAGCACTGCAGGATCGGTGCCGAACGCGCAGGCAAGAACGTGGAGGACCTCGACCTGGGCGCCTGGGTTGTCTTCTCGGTCGGGGAGGAGTCCGCGCCGGCCAAGGATGCGGCGCGCTCGATGGTCGGGCTCTACGCCTCGTCGATGCCGCACGAGCAGCTGCGCCGCAACGGCGTCGAGCCCGAGGAGGTTGCCCCGATCATCGAGGCGATCGGGGCGGGTGACCTCGCCCGCGGGATCGAGCTGACGCCGCCCGAACTCGCCGAGAAGCTCTCGATCGCCGGCACCCCCGAGGAGTGCCTTGAGAAGATCCAGCGTGAGATCGCACCGACCGGGATCAACCACATGCTCCTTGCGATCACCGACGCTGCCCTCGTAAAGGCGTTCACGGGTCGGGAGGTCGAGGGCGTTGCGGATGTCGACACGCAACTCCGGCTCGTGCACGACCGGATTATGCCGGCGTTCGCATAGGCGTCAATCGTGATGCCTCTCCAAGACTGGACTTCTGGATCGTCCGACGCTCGTGTGTAAGCGCGTGCTGAGCAGATAGCGATCGGCGTCTTAGGCTTCTCCCATGGCCGGCGAGACGCCCGCGATCGACCCCGATGTGCCGCCGTCAGGCGACGGCTGTGTCGAGTGCCTCGCGACAT
The Diaminobutyricimonas sp. LJ205 genome window above contains:
- a CDS encoding LLM class flavin-dependent oxidoreductase, whose protein sequence is MKFSYVMLPDYPLEQSLRSIQVADELGFHAVYAADETWHKDLWLLFAAAADKTKNVRFGPSASGVTLREPTLIAQAAATLDELTNGRAEVVLSSGNFGLLAEYNIDWTDTKPLSRVVEGVKVVRTFLDEGAITMDGEFFSYSGLTTFARPVQERLPIKMGAMRGPKSFEASAEFSDGCHHALSYTREAYEYMMKHCRIGAERAGKNVEDLDLGAWVVFSVGEESAPAKDAARSMVGLYASSMPHEQLRRNGVEPEEVAPIIEAIGAGDLARGIELTPPELAEKLSIAGTPEECLEKIQREIAPTGINHMLLAITDAALVKAFTGREVEGVADVDTQLRLVHDRIMPAFA
- a CDS encoding FAD-binding oxidoreductase, which translates into the protein MTIMLEDVDEVVRALRTVLAEEQILTGRADRFNRARVPAPFPVHRWAERVPDVVVLPTSTEQVAAVVKIANGLRVPVVPRDGGTGLTDGAVPLRGGILIDVKRMNQVHELDLANRTVTVGTGINMLKLNEYLAPYGLFYPDDPASYPCSLVGGRIGTSGWSLIGARYGHTRDLVLSFDHVLPTGDIMHVGDGIGRKVSKSSSGYQLKHLFMGHQGTLGIATRATLKLFPKPEAELSPFWAFDNYDDAYACTGALARAGVATFAGAVLFDEHKVAYLRRDDEAYIPQPTDVRALVCAAMYGWDDEVRVGGKRLFRIAKEHGARYLGDEISEGDWAARHDRYATPLHGRTKDGQVVPMSWHCEDAAINYSALPSVTKAWHEIVADLRRRTDVFDDWGMFAYTSGSTGVDYLTEIDVGIWEQQLDDRAWAMWVDAKRRLARVALDHGGSISACHGSCREGEVDLVPEELGRGFDVMLDIKRTLDPNNIMNPGKYLLDRAYPQEG